CCGCGTGCTTAATTGCTGTGAAAGGTAGGGTATTCATATGTCGCATTTGGTACACATATATGGgaaattgtttattatttgaaacatattttatgttgttttttaGGTTGTATGTTAGGTGGCTAATGTAATTACCTAATGCATGTAGTAAGTTAAACAATATCTTGAAAATGTAGGGAAAGGTTGGCTAAAAGTTATGTACAAAGACACTATTCCAAGAGACAATCGAATATGTTACTACGAAGAACATGGATTTGTGTGTATCACATTTGACAATGCGAAATTCGGATGTTATTAccttaaaatgttttttttttcaactctAGCTTtaaacaccaaaatatttaatGCGTGTTTAACTTGATCTACATGTAAAAATTTGTTTGAAagaattgtattttttttttccagtacCGTCTTTATCGCCTAACAATCAAATCAAGAAAACATCAATATGGGgctgaaaaattaataaagcactatatatatctaatatctTCCATGTGGTTATGtctatttttgtataatttataaattttaaaaatgttatcttcattataaatagatttatacttCTTTTACAGTATTCTTGTACAGGCAGggacaaaataaatatgattttctaaaatttatctTAATTGACACATGCTAATGTCGATAAATACTAttgattttaaaagtaaaaatcaCGATAAAATTTACAAGAAAAATTTCCATTTTGGTTGACAACATAATTTTCATCAAATTGTATTTCGTCAAATCAAATGTTTAGAATGGATAATCTGAACAGATTAATCATCAGAGAATATAATTGCTCAGTTAATCACAAACACGTAGAAGAGGAACATCAATCTCAAAATCGTAAAGCCCATTTTAAACCAGGCCCATATAGAACAAAGTAATTTCTCTGACAACTCAACTATTCGTACTAATTGGTTTTTCAGAATCCCGACGACCTAAGTGATATTTTCTCGAGAAAATAGCGGGGGtcgaaaattcaaaaaaaaaaaaaaacggaggAGAAACCAAAAATGGAGCTCCTCAAGCTGTCAAAATTCAAATTGCAGCTTCAATCGATGATCGGAGAAGTGAGAGATCTGCGTGTAAGTTTAACAGAAGTTCCATATATCTGTggaactcttcttcttcatcaactttACCACCGGTGATTTTTGCAGGAAAGGGAGCGATCAGTGACGGATCACTTGAATCTCATCAACCAGGTTTGCGGGAATCAATCAATGTTTACTGTACACGGCCTTCATTGTTTTGGTATCGCGTTTCAGAGTCGTGAAAATCGTTAATCGTTCGTTGCCTGCTTTGGTACAGAAACAGAAGCAGACGGAGGAGGAGTACAGCAGGAAAGTGCACGAGCTAGAATCTGAGTTAGTTTCTTCTAGAGAAACGCAAGAGGCACTCGAGAGGAAGGTTCGTTAAGATTCCTGTTTCAGTTTTCAagatatgtgaatgaatcagcGAATTGAATTTGCAGGTGAGTTACCTCCAGAACGACTATAGTTTGCTGGAGAGCAAGCAGAACGAATTGAAGAGTACTATCCAAAACCTGCTTCAGTCACGAGAAAGTTTCTTAAACGCTTACCAGGTGCTTTTTgcttgttaattttttttgggaTTATAGGAATCGTGTAACCTCAGTTAAGTGAAATTTGCAGGAGTCGTTTAGTGAGATGAGATGTTCAGTTGAGGCCAGGGATAGGAAGATTGGTATCCTTCACCAGAAGATAACATCTCACTTGGCATTGTTTGATTCAATTGAGAAAGAGGCGTCGGCGATCAAAAACGTTATTCAGGAAGTTCAGGGACTTGTGGATCAAAAAGAAGATGTAGGCATGTAGATAGATCCCTTATCtcttgctatttttttttttttttgttggaggATATGCTTCCGGAATACTAATATGCATATTCTCACGGTTTCTTGTGATCAGTGGCTggattgaaagaaaaaatggagCATGTCTCTACATATGAGAAAGTATTCATCGGTgagtttctcagcatccttgatTCTTGAGAGGTTActtaattgtttattttactCTTGTGGTCTCTTGTGTGAACACGGGGTGTTTATATGAATGTAAGTCTTGAAAAATGTTCAATTATATTGATACTGATGGGTCTGTAGAAGTGTGTATGGTGCGTTTTAGTTTCTCTGGCTTTCTTTTCTCCATAAAGAGGCTAAGAATTAAAGGCATGCCATCTTCATTTACTTGGAAGTGACTGAAAATCTGCATGCTTTACCCTTATGGAGACAATGGTTTCTAACATCCTTTATTATGCAGAGAAAATCAGCACTTTAGAGGAGACAATTGAATATCAGGAAACAGAATTACAGAGCAAGGATAATAGAATATCAGAGCTTTGCGCTCAGCTGGAAGAAGCAAAGATGAAAAATGAATATCAACTTCAAATCGAAGAGATATCCATgatagattttaatttattatcttACTGAATTGCAAGGGAACTAGTGCAAGATCTTTCATCATAAAGTAGTTGCcatgtttttgtttgcttgACCAGCCTTACTTTCAGAAAACTTTGAAGGTCAAAGATTTAGTTGTGGAGAACTTGATTTCTGAGAAGGAGGTAGGAAAGGAGATCATTAGTTATGTAATGAGTTTCTTTTTACATCCTCAAACAGTCTATAAGTAGTGTTTCCCTTGTTTAGGCAT
The Raphanus sativus cultivar WK10039 chromosome 1, ASM80110v3, whole genome shotgun sequence DNA segment above includes these coding regions:
- the LOC130509964 gene encoding uncharacterized protein LOC130509964 isoform X1 yields the protein MELLKLSKFKLQLQSMIGEVRDLRERERSVTDHLNLINQKQKQTEEEYSRKVHELESELVSSRETQEALERKVSYLQNDYSLLESKQNELKSTIQNLLQSRESFLNAYQESFSEMRCSVEARDRKIGILHQKITSHLALFDSIEKEASAIKNVIQEVQGLVDQKEDVVAGLKEKMEHVSTYEKVFIEKISTLEETIEYQETELQSKDNRISELCAQLEEAKMKNEYQLQIEEFQKTLKVKDLVVENLISEKEALHSEVRSLEMILLRIQESVTHMTEEDRRVFTSILTLEQGADERNSHSRYNDAVDKTEELACEAPIMGSQENSVNVISSASPRCAHQNTGCSLVQEADHGPDSGQYLQHNNVSGHWQSTNKNDHFDTEDKCKDLMNQPGSECSTNRV
- the LOC130509964 gene encoding uncharacterized protein LOC130509964 isoform X2; this encodes MELLKLSKFKLQLQSMIGEVRDLRERERSVTDHLNLINQKQKQTEEEYSRKVHELESELVSSRETQEALERKVSYLQNDYSLLESKQNELKSTIQNLLQSRESFLNAYQESFSEMRCSVEARDRKIGILHQKITSHLALFDSIEKEASAIKNVIQEVQGLVDQKEDVVAGLKEKMEHVSTYEKVFIEKISTLEETIEYQETELQSKDNRISELCAQLEEAKMKNEYQLQIEEFQKTLKVKDLVVENLISEKEALHSEVRSLEMILLRIQESVTHMTEEDRRVFTSILTLEQGADERNSHSS